The Variovorax paradoxus B4 genome includes a region encoding these proteins:
- a CDS encoding IS1182 family transposase, whose translation MKRFIEGEDRQQVALLPECLDDYIGEDNPVRVVDVFVEELDLQALGFKGADPAATGRPAYHPAVLLKLYIYGYLNRIQSSRRLEREAQRNVELMWLTGRLAPDFKTIADFRHDNGAGIRNVCKRFVSMCRELKLFTQAIVAIDGSKFKAVNSRDRNVTPAKIDARQRQIEQSIQRYLDALETADRTQPAQVEAKTERLQDKIKRLREQMRQLDETKEQLKHEPDGQRSTTDPDSRSMNSQAKGSGLVGYNVQAAVDAKHHLIIAHEVTNIGNDRAQLSKMAQAAREAMGKSRLRVFADRGYFNGTELKACEDVGITTFVPKPMTSGAKAQGRFDKSDFIYIAKDDEYQCPAGQRLRWHQTTTEREMNLRAYWTSVCPQCPLKAQCTTGKERRVKRWEHEAVLERVQQRLDRKPDAMTLRRSTVEHVFGTLKHWMGSTHFLTKTLAHVSTEMSLHVLAYNLKRVMNILGIARTMRAMQLARA comes from the coding sequence ATGAAGCGATTCATCGAAGGCGAAGACCGACAGCAGGTCGCGTTGTTGCCGGAATGTCTTGATGACTATATCGGCGAAGACAACCCGGTGCGCGTTGTCGACGTCTTTGTCGAGGAACTGGATCTTCAGGCACTCGGCTTCAAAGGCGCAGACCCCGCTGCCACCGGTCGGCCTGCGTACCACCCGGCGGTGCTGCTCAAGCTCTACATCTACGGCTACCTGAACCGCATCCAGTCCAGCCGGCGTCTGGAGCGCGAGGCCCAGCGCAACGTCGAACTGATGTGGCTCACTGGCCGGCTTGCCCCGGACTTCAAGACCATTGCCGACTTCCGTCACGACAACGGGGCGGGCATCCGCAACGTCTGCAAGCGCTTCGTGAGCATGTGCCGGGAGCTCAAGCTGTTCACGCAGGCCATCGTGGCCATCGATGGCAGCAAATTCAAGGCGGTCAACAGCCGGGACCGCAACGTCACGCCAGCCAAGATCGATGCGCGCCAGCGGCAGATCGAGCAGAGCATCCAGCGCTACCTCGACGCGCTGGAGACCGCCGACCGCACGCAGCCCGCGCAGGTCGAGGCCAAGACCGAGCGGCTGCAGGACAAGATCAAGAGATTGCGCGAGCAGATGCGCCAGCTCGATGAGACCAAGGAACAGCTGAAGCACGAACCCGATGGCCAGCGCTCCACCACCGATCCCGATTCACGCTCGATGAACTCACAAGCCAAGGGCTCGGGCCTGGTGGGCTACAACGTGCAAGCGGCCGTTGATGCCAAGCACCATCTGATCATTGCCCACGAGGTGACGAACATCGGCAATGACCGAGCCCAGCTAAGCAAGATGGCGCAGGCCGCGCGCGAGGCGATGGGTAAAAGCAGGCTGCGCGTCTTCGCTGACCGCGGGTACTTCAACGGCACCGAACTCAAGGCCTGCGAAGACGTTGGCATCACAACCTTCGTGCCCAAGCCGATGACCTCGGGCGCCAAGGCCCAGGGGCGCTTCGACAAGAGCGACTTCATCTATATCGCGAAAGATGACGAGTACCAGTGCCCTGCAGGACAACGACTGCGGTGGCATCAGACCACCACGGAACGGGAAATGAACCTGCGGGCTTACTGGACGTCGGTGTGCCCGCAGTGTCCCCTCAAGGCGCAATGCACCACTGGCAAAGAACGACGCGTGAAGCGTTGGGAGCACGAAGCAGTGCTGGAGCGCGTTCAGCAACGGCTTGATCGCAAGCCCGATGCCATGACGCTGCGAAGAAGTACCGTGGAGCATGTGTTCGGTACGCTGAAGCACTGGATGGGATCGACCCACTTCCTCACCAAGACATTGGCGCATGTGAGCACCGAAATGAGC